The genomic interval TAATGGATGGCATATTCGCTGCCATCACTATTACATTGTTTTagaatagtatagatatacaGATTCGTTAATATCCATATGATTTCAAGCGAGGTTTAAAAAGTACTCCATATGATTTCAAGTAAGGTTTAAAAAGTACTGCACAGTGAAACGGGGGAATAGATGGGAGAGAGTCCGGGGGTTAAAAATCACGTCGTGGATTAACGTGCAACTGCTGCATTCCGGCGGTTGATGCGTATTTTGTTTCAAGTGTTTGTAGTTAATGGAAGATGCTCGCGTTGGTACCTTTTTAAAACGTTGCAAGGAAATCAGATTGATCAATACATTGTCGTTAGTACTACTGTATTActgttatatatgttgttgtttagaagaaaaaatattggtgTTACTTATCTAGTAGTTAGCTACTGCTAGTTGGATTAGCTTCATCGCGTAGCTAGCAAatgaatttattaatttttgcaAGCTGAACTTCTCATTCTCAGTCGAGGTGGATTATTTTTCTATCGTTTGACTAAACTAATTTCCGAAGTGTATGCCGTCCAACTAATCTGACTTCGAACTCACGCGTTTAACATTTAACAAGCGCTGAAATCCGTTTTTCAACTATAGGCATCTGCAACCGCTCGCTGTTCCAGTTTAATAAACAAAAAGTGctgaaagaaaacaatatcACCTTAATGGTTGAACAGATCAAATATGACCGTCTGATTTAGATTATTCAGTGGATTTTTGCTATGGATTGTCTACTTAACTATATGGATACATTACATAtttcacatataaaaaatatattttttgaaaacttaatAATAAACTTTACAAATAGCTTAAAACAAGTGGTGTAAGTTAAAAAGGAAGTtcatttttaagataaaaacgTAGTTTTTGaattatgaaacaaataatCCATTATAATAACCTAGTGAATAAGCTGAAAATACCATGACATAAGCACTtacttcaaatttataaaccaCCCTGCTACCGCcgtttttaaaacaaaagggaGTGCGGGAGAGAGAAAGGCCAGTACGTAAATGTTTGATGTAAGCCATGACTAACTAgctcaaattaaaaattaaagccAATTTATTATGTGTAGTTTTCTCCTCCCGTGGAACCAATGAGAGCAAGAGCTCCTATGGCACAAGCATCCATCCACTGTTTTCGCTTCTGGTTAtgcttatataaataaaattttaaatttttaaccttaaatataaaattgattttgggaGTTTtctatcgtagtttattttctagttgagattttagattattaaaaaccatatataaaaatttcattcataatttaattttgtttacagGTATGTCACTGGACATTTTGCCGAAACAATCACCACCATGTGCCGTGCTGTCTGGTTGGCACATTGGTACATTGAACCTAACCCTGTCTGCCGGCCTCTACCCAACTACTAACGAACTTTCCTAATCCTTAATTATCTTCAAACTCTATAGTCAACACAAGTTAGACCACGTTGGTTTTCCCTTATGATTACTGCAATGTAGATTAGTAAGTCAGATAATTCACAAATtagattattattataaatccAAGTAGAATAATTTGTGAACTGTTTATTTCTATTAATTATTGGATGTCTGTATTATTGGGTTCGTAAGGGTACAATTTAGAATGCCCTTAACTATTAGTTAGGTAATAGTTAGGTAATGAATGACAATGTGGATAACTATTTTAAAGTACGTAAGTATAGTAGATTTTTAGCCactcaataattaaaaaaaacattgaagAAGCTTATCAGATCATAATTTATCAACAATAGATTATAACACACAATCataataatcttttttttattttatattatctatAATAATCTACGTTATAGCGGAAACGAATGATCATGTCTGCATTCTTTAGGCCAGatttttctcggtttttgcGTGTACACTTTTCGAACGGTTAAaccgtatattttttacaaaacgtttctatagaaaaatttatcatcttatatttctaaaatagatttttaacttgttAGTAGTCAATTCTATcctttatatcattaaatagctatcacaagATCAGATAACCTTTCCATTTTTCATCGACATTCTCCAAAAGAACGCACCCATGTCGCTAATCCAGTTGTTTATGTAGAGATGATACTaagatgggccggcccaaTAGGCCCATGTATCCTTCACAGTATTGGGCCGTACGAATGGGCCACATACCATCGGCCTGTTGCTGCGATACCCTCCAAGGCGAAAGGatctctctccccttctccaTTTCAGCTTCCGCTTTATTCCTCGCCcaaagggaggaggaggagcaggccAAGTGAGCATAACCTCGGAGCGGCAGAGGAGAGCGCGCCGCCGGaagccatggccgccgccgccgtctccttcGCCGAGCCCAAGACCAAGTACGATCGCCAGCTCAGGTAACGCCACCAGCGCTCATGTGCGCTCTCTTCTCCACggccttctctctcccccgcTTCGCTTGGTCCCGTCTCGGACGGGTAGATTCCGGGCGCTTGCCGTGGATCCTAGGGTTTAGTGCTCTCTTCGGTGATGGAATTCCGGTGGTCGGTTTGGGCTTGGTTCAAGGTGGACGCGGTCTCTGATCTAGGGTTTAGGAGGCTCCTGCTACTGGGGCGACGGGTGGTCGTGGAGTCGTAGCAGTAGCGCTGGAGGATTTTTCTGTGATGGAAGTTTGTTTGAACGCTGCAGGCCTTGCATTGGAATTCAGGTGGTTGAAATGTTGTTTGCGTTGCTTATAGGTTTATTGGAAGTATCGATGAGTGGTTTTTGTTGCTTATACTAAGACCCTAGTGGATTTTGTTATGTATGTGATGTCCGTAAGTTGGTGTTGGTGACTGGTCTGGGGCTTAAGCGGGAGTTTACTTATGTGTATCTGATGTCTGAGCTGAGAAGCATTAGTTAAGCTTCACGTGGGTAGTTCAGAGTTATACAAAAACAACACAATTCAGTTTCACTTTCTAAAATTGAACCTTCATTTGTTCAAACTGTGTCTTGTATATGCTTCTTATTTTGCATACTACAAAAATCTAAGAAGAAGCATACCAACCTACTAGCAAACTGCCTGATATTCTTTTAATACGAAATACAGGATATGGGGTGATCAAGGACAAGATGCACTGGAGAAGGCTAGCATATGCCTGCTTACCTGTGGCCCCACTGGAACTGAAGCAATGAAGAATCTTGTGCTTGGAGGAGTAGGGAGTGTTACTGTCGTTGATGGTTCCAAAGTCGAACCATCTGACCTTGGAAACAACTTTTTGTGTAATTTTTGTTCTCTGGGTTCAGTCCTGTTCCATTAGATTAATTTCCAGTAAAGCAATTAAACTCATTCGTACTCTGTGCTTTTGTTCAGTGGATGTAGGGTGCTTGGGGCAATCAAGAGCAAAATCTGTATGTTCATTCCTGCAAGAGCTGAATGATGCTGTAAATGCCAAGTTTGTTGAGGAGTCTCCTCTGGATCTTATAGATACAAATCCTTCGTTCTTTTCACAGTTTACCGTTGTCATTGCTACTCAGGTGTGTTTACTCTTCTGGTAAAGTAATTGATTTTCTGGACTTCCTGCGTAGCCAGAACATTTTTCTGAATAAATGCTTATGCTTTAcacgaaacaaaaaaaatgttgagcATACTAAAAATCAAGGATTAAGAACTGTGAGGTTTTTTATAATCACGCAGATGGCAGTAGTTCATAACTGATGTACCCTCTCTAGTAAGCAATGTTTTTAGTGTGGATAGTCAAACTTCTATTGATATATAACATATGCATTGCTAGGAACAGCATGCTTATGTTGTTTTTCCTCTCTCAACCAAATTTGCTAATACCATGTTTTTGCTAGTGCAGCTTCCGGAGAGTTCTTTACTGAAACTAGATAGTATCTGCAGGAAAGCAAATATTGTGTTGGTTGCTGCACGTTCATATGGTCTTACTGGTCTAGTAAGGATCAGTGTCAAGGTAACTTATTGATCTGGACAAAGAGCATCTGATTCTGAGTTCTTTATTTCAATTTCAGTGGTGGATTATGTCTTGCCTGACCCCATTATTTATGGCTTATTAATGTTGCTTGGCCATTCAGTTTGTCATTTAAGTCACGAGCCAAAGCGTTTCTCCAGACTGAAAGTTTGTCCACCTTTTGAGCAGGAGCACAATGTTATAGAATCAAAACCAGACCACTTCTTGGATGATTTACGCCTTCATGATCCATGGACTGAACTCAAGCAGTAAGAATGTATTCGTACCTAGATTGTTGGCATAACAAGGTGCATGATCCTTTTCCCGTTCTAGATGAAATTGATATTGATCTTAACGCTTATATTTTCAGATTTGCAAAATCAattgatataaatgataaagatCCAGTTGTGCACAAGCACACCCCGTACATTGTTATCCTTGTGAGGCTTGCGGAAAAATGGGCAGATGCACATGATGGACGCTTACCTTCAACTAGGCAAGAGAAAAGGGAATTCAAGGTACAATGTTTTGGATGGTTGCCCCAATCAATAAAGATTTTGCCAATTTGTTATGGAAACTGTGAGGTTATATTGACTACGCTGATATTTTTATCAGGACCTGATTCGAGAGCATATGCTTAATTTAGATGAAGAGAACTATAAAGAAGCAGTGGAATCCTCGTATAAAGTCTCCGTCACTCCAGGAATCAGtaagtttatttctaaatgTTCTTATGTAGCATAGTTTTACTTTGAAAACACAATCTTACGTGCTTTACTTTTTCCTTTAGTCCTTTCTTATATACCACAAGGAGAAACTATCTGAATCAACTTGGAGTTGTCAATCTAGTTTGCATAATGAATGAATGTGGCCTATGTGGAGAGGGACACTTGACAGACATCTCCTGGCTACTTACATGTATAATCACAATTGTATctgtaaatatttatcttatatctggtgtattgtttatttttatatgctcATGCACCCGATCCATGTGTTTTTGCATCTGGTGTTACAGAATATAACCTAACTGCTGTGCATCTTATCTGTGGTTAATTTCTGCTAGGTGATGATATCCGGAAGATAATTGATGATAGCTCTGCTGAAGtaaattcatcttcttcagATTTCTGGGTTTTAGTGGCTGCTTTGAAGGTAATTATGAACTATGATTTACAAGTACTGACTTTCAACTTCTATTGTCTCATAGGACGTACCATTGATCTATCTATTATTTGAAGTTCCAGATACTCACGATAAAATTTATTGTTACAAAATAGATCGGAAAGTATCTTAAGTAGTTGAGGCGTCTCAGCaccattcaaaattatttttcttttcaaaaaatagtatattgCATGTTAGTGAGATGTCTCGGCGATATTCAAAGAATCTGCTTGATCCAGACACTCAGTTCTAGTTTCATGTTTTGGGCTTTAAACTCAAATCAGATCCAAAAGGTTGCTATCTTCTCTTTAGCCAAATGCCTCGTATTATCTTCAGGCAATGACAGGTAGCTTTGGACTTTTGATATGTATGCTAAAGCCACATATGAGTTCTCTCGCAGGAGATTGCCCACTTAGAGCAAATAATAAGTTATAAAGGTGCTGTGTCTGAAGCTTCTTTCATAAATCATAATGAAGGTGTTTATTCATGAACTATCTTCATGCTTGCCTGCTATAAAGTTGCAAATAAGTCCGTTTTATACCCCTCAACTTTTCAGGAAGCCTATTTAACACTCTTCAATGGCTTAACTTCTCAAGAAACCCATTTAACACACTTGCAAGTACAAAATTGATTATTGAACACCTGAAATTAATGAAAGTGGGCAAATTTACAACCTAAAGTGTTTTTGGAGGGTGTATTTTTGGTAGCATCTATCCAACTTAATGTGCTATATTGATAGTGACGTCATGGCTATAAGTCAAAAGGCtagcttgtttagtttgctaAAGCATCCAAATAAGGAAAAGAAACATGGCATCCACATTTCCAATGGTTCTCAAGTCCTAATGCCCTGAAACACAGACCATATGCTACGGATCAGACTGAGTGCCACTGGAAGAAAGCCAGTATAGCTTGTGaatatatgataatatttGCGTGTTGGACTAGTCGAAAAGAAACAACTTCAGAGCATTGTTTCTTATGAGTGGGTCAATGTCACATATATTTATGTGCAAAAACTGTTGTTCTTTTTCATAATCATTGTCGATCTCTTCATTCTCTCACTTTCATCATTCTCCATTGTCTTATTTGCTTCAATTATAGCGAATAACAATGAAATGGTTATGAACATGGACAAAACCACATTGAGTTAGATCCTGTGATCAAATGTACCCTTCACAACTGCATTAGGGTGTAAAATAAATCCACCTTTGTAGTTGAGGGCTTTAAATTTCTCGCAAAGTTCAAGGGTGTAACATGGACTTGTTCCTactttatgttttctttttgggttGAAATTATTGTTTCTTCATTAGCATTCCATGTCTCAACTCTCAACTCAGATTGCTTTCTCTTGCTTCTTATAGGAATTTATCGCAAATGAGGGCAATGGTGAACCACCACTTGAGGGGACGATACCTGATATGACTTCTCTTACTGAGTTAGTGCTTTGCAGTCCTCTAGTTTTTGTATGATCTCAAATACAATTTTTAGCGCATTATTTTCTTCTATCACATGAATATGGTAGTTTCCCTTTTTTGACCTCACAGGTATTATGTTAGCCTCCAAAGGATTTACCAAGCTAAGGCTGAATCTGACTGTCTTGCCTTGGAGCATCATGTAAGGGATATCTTGAAACGAATTGATAGAGACCCTGATTCTATTTCACGGGCATATATCAAAGCATTTTGCAGAAATGCTAGAAAACTCAAAGTGAGCTGCTTTCTTGAAATATACATTGTCATGTTTGGGATTGCTAGGATGATATCAATACATACAATTGCATGATGATCGTGGTATATAGCTGGTTTAGCTGGAAGAACCTTGTAGTATGTTGTTATTCcatccatatattttattaagacAGGCTGATTGTATGTTCATGGTGGGGTTACTACTGATCATCGCTTTCTCACTTGTTTCGAAAGAAATAAACAACTGGAGTTTACGGATTAAATTGCACAGGaggtgcaattttttttccttcaactATGCTACTCCTGGTTTATTCTTTTAACCCTGGGGTTGTATCTGTTCGGTTATGTATTTGATAACTCTAATACTTAGCTCTCGGTTTAAGTAGTTCTGGTTGATAACTATTGTAAAAACGTACCAGAAAATCTGTCATTGAGTTAGTGATGTCTGCTCTCTAGGTCTGTAGATACCGCAGTTTGGAGGAGGAGTTCagctctccttttctttctgaaGCTCAAAAGTACTTCACTGATGAGGACTACTGGTCAGTATGGTTTACTCCTTTTTGCTCGTCAATCTATTTAGTTTTGTATGTTCTGGTATATTTTGTTCATATACTTTGACTGGGATCTTTAGGTTGTAAGCTCCATGTGGCtctgttataaaaataatactgcTGTTACTCCATTCTAGAATTTTTAGCTTATCCTAAATCACAGAATTAAAAATACCAGTTAAACTGAATTGTACAATGCCTGGAATATTTCATGGCTATCCTGTTCCTTGGTTCCAGAGAAGGGGTATTACTTGGCCATTCAATCAATATTCTTCACTCAAATATTTGGTCGTGTTTCCTGCCATTCATAAATGCTCTGATCAAACTTATGGAAGGCTCTTTTGCTTGCTTCCAGTTGTGGCAtgtaccctttttttttttcaaatataaaattttcaaatccATTGTGTTTTGTGCCTGAAACTGTTCTGTTAGACTAGtctttgttatttattttccttctATTTTCTCTCTATGTGTTCTCGCCTGGTcagttttttgttgttttcctGTTAGTGAAatgacaaacaaatttgtcaaTGTAGCTTTGCGATCAACTTCTATGTTCTGCTACGCGCTGTCGATCGCCTTACTGCCAACTACAGCAGGTTCCCTGGACTCTTTGATAGGTAAACATGAGTAAAATGTTCATTCGCTTTTGGTGAACATTATGACGTCATACATGTATTTATAATACTAATAACACACTGGATTCGGTAGTGAGATTGATGAGGATGTGCCTAGGCTGAAGACAGCTGCTGTTTCAGTAATGAGGGAGATGGGTTTGAACGGAGCACCCTTGTCCGAAGACCTGATTACTGAAATGTGCCGGTTTGGGGGTGCAGAAATTCATCCCGTGGCAGCCTTCATTGGCGGGGTGGCATCCCAAGAAGTAATTAAGGTGTGTCTTGATCTCATGACTGTAATTTGTGGAAACCCGTTTATTATACTTCCATCGTACTAACTATTCATCCCCTTTTCCAGTTGGTCACCAAACAGTTTGTGCCTTTGCTGGGAACATTTATATTCAACGGAATTGATCACAAATCTCAAGTTTTGGTGTTATAACATTACTCTGATATAGAGTTTCTCGGAACCTCACCCAATTAATTACATTAGATTTGCCCCAGATTTTGTATTACGGCCTCCCGGTGCAATGAAAATCACTTGTCCATATATATGTTCGTTGTCAGATTTGGAACTTATCGTCGTATTTACATGGGAGAATCTCCAAATACCCCCTGACACATCTCAGTATGAATTCTGTGGGATCTCCGTGTTCTCTTCTCCACCAATTATAATGTGCTGATTCTGTAAGATAGTGGGCACTGGACAGTGAACGTGTGCGAGATATAGGAATAGGTCGTAACGGAGAAGAAAGTTCATATTCGATGCTGTTGTGATTGTACGATTCATGAGGCATCGAGGCtgtgttttcttttaagaTAAAGATggtaaattatttgatttttttgatagctattgtatggtataaacaatgaaattaactattacaagTTTAAAATCTGCTTTAGTAATATGAGATAATCtacttttatatgtaaactttttataaaatatatactatctgGCAGTTCGGAAAGTGCCTATGCAGTATTGGGTATTATTGCTTACTCGAAAACTATGTCATTGACGATATATGTACATGTTAGGTATCAAATATCATCATCGATATCTGAATCCTATAGGTATCGTTGATGGTACATGTATGTATTAAGCATCAGGTATTATCATTGGTACAAGGTACCTATAGGTATCATTGTTGGTTCAAGGTACCCATAGGTATTATCCGTGATACATATACATGTTAGGTATTAGGTTTCTTAGTTGGTTCCCGCAATATTATCATTGTTATATGATACCCATATATCATACGGGTACTTATACATATCAGGTATTATTATTGATACA from Oryza brachyantha chromosome 3, ObraRS2, whole genome shotgun sequence carries:
- the LOC102712903 gene encoding NEDD8-activating enzyme E1 regulatory subunit AXR1-like isoform X1, which translates into the protein MAAAAVSFAEPKTKYDRQLRIWGDQGQDALEKASICLLTCGPTGTEAMKNLVLGGVGSVTVVDGSKVEPSDLGNNFLLDVGCLGQSRAKSVCSFLQELNDAVNAKFVEESPLDLIDTNPSFFSQFTVVIATQLPESSLLKLDSICRKANIVLVAARSYGLTGLVRISVKEHNVIESKPDHFLDDLRLHDPWTELKQFAKSIDINDKDPVVHKHTPYIVILVRLAEKWADAHDGRLPSTRQEKREFKDLIREHMLNLDEENYKEAVESSYKVSVTPGISDDIRKIIDDSSAEVNSSSSDFWVLVAALKEFIANEGNGEPPLEGTIPDMTSLTEYYVSLQRIYQAKAESDCLALEHHVRDILKRIDRDPDSISRAYIKAFCRNARKLKVCRYRSLEEEFSSPFLSEAQKYFTDEDYCFAINFYVLLRAVDRLTANYSRFPGLFDSEIDEDVPRLKTAAVSVMREMGLNGAPLSEDLITEMCRFGGAEIHPVAAFIGGVASQEVIKLVTKQFVPLLGTFIFNGIDHKSQVLVL
- the LOC102712903 gene encoding NEDD8-activating enzyme E1 regulatory subunit AXR1-like isoform X2, whose amino-acid sequence is MAAAAVSFAEPKTKYDRQLRIWGDQGQDALEKASICLLTCGPTGTEAMKNLVLGGVGSVTVVDGSKVEPSDLGNNFLLDVGCLGQSRAKSVCSFLQELNDAVNAKFVEESPLDLIDTNPSFFSQFTVVIATQLPESSLLKLDSICRKANIVLVAARSYGLTGLVRISVKEHNVIESKPDHFLDDLRLHDPWTELKQFAKSIDINDKDPVVHKHTPYIVILVRLAEKWADAHDGRLPSTRQEKREFKDLIREHMLNLDEENYKEAVESSYKVSVTPGISDDIRKIIDDSSAEVNSSSSDFWVLVAALKEFIANEGNGEPPLEGTIPDMTSLTEYYVSLQRIYQAKAESDCLALEHHVRDILKRIDRDPDSISRAYIKAFCRNARKLKVCRYRSLEEEFSSPFLSEAQKYFTDEDYCFAINFYVLLRAVDRLTANYSRFPGLFDRLKTAAVSVMREMGLNGAPLSEDLITEMCRFGGAEIHPVAAFIGGVASQEVIKLVTKQFVPLLGTFIFNGIDHKSQVLVL